The DNA segment TGACTCAGGATGGTAAAACGCATGGACCGTCAGGACACCCCCGAAGCTGACAGGGCCGCTGCTTGCAACTCCTGACTTAACTCGATGTGTTCCCAAGGCAAATCCAGGTCCAACCGCCCGAAATGCCCGTAGGTGGCCACGTCCTGGTAAAACCGCCCGCCGCGCTCGCGGGGCAAATCCCGCAGGTGGAATTTTTGGATCAGGCCCTCGGGGCGCAGCTCCACATATTTTTGGATCAGGTCCAACAGCACCGACTCGGGGACCCGTCCCGTGCCAAAGGTTTCCACCAGGATACTCACGGGCCGCGCCTTGCCGATGGCGTAACTCACCTGCACTTCACACCGCCGTGCTAGCCCCGCCGCCACGATATTTTTTGCCGCAAACCGGCACCCATAGGCCGCGGAACGGTCCACCTTGGTGGGGTCCTTGCCGGAGAACGCCCCGCCGCCGTGCCGCGCGTAGCCGCCGTAGGTATCCACAATGATCTTGCGCCCAGTTAAGCCCGAATCACCGCAGGGGCCGCCCGTCACAAATTTCCCCGTCGGATTGACCAGGAATTTCGTGCGGGCATCGGGGCGCACCGCCGTATCGCTGAACACCGGCAACACCACCGCCTCCCACAGGTCGCTTTTGATCCGAGCCTGCACCGCATCGTTGCTGGTCAAGTCGCCAATTGTGGGGTCGTGCTGGGTGGAAATCAGGATGGTGTCAATCCCCACCGGCTGGAAGTCTTCGTAGATCACCGTCACCTGGGTCTTGCCGTCGGGCCGCAGATAGGGCAATTCCCCCAGCTTGCGGACCTGGGCCAACCGCCGCGCCAACCGGTGCGCCAAAGCAATCGGCAAGGGCATCAACTCCGGCGTCTCATCGCAGGCAAACCCAAACATCAATCCCTGGTCGCCCGCACCCGTCTGGTCCAAGGGGTCCAAGCTGCCATCCGCCCGTTGCTCCAAGGCCCGGTCCACCCCCTGAGCAATCTCCGGCGACTGCGCATCCATCAACACCTGCACCCGGCACTGGTCGCTGGAAAACCCATACTCGGGGTTGGTGTAGCCAATTTCCGCAATCTTCCGCTTGGCCCA comes from the Gloeomargarita sp. SKYB120 genome and includes:
- the metK gene encoding methionine adenosyltransferase, with the protein product MPRRYLFTSESVTEGHPDKLCDQISDTIVDELLTRDPYSRVAAEVVVKNNDLIILGEVQTQAQVTAADYERWAKRKIAEIGYTNPEYGFSSDQCRVQVLMDAQSPEIAQGVDRALEQRADGSLDPLDQTGAGDQGLMFGFACDETPELMPLPIALAHRLARRLAQVRKLGELPYLRPDGKTQVTVIYEDFQPVGIDTILISTQHDPTIGDLTSNDAVQARIKSDLWEAVVLPVFSDTAVRPDARTKFLVNPTGKFVTGGPCGDSGLTGRKIIVDTYGGYARHGGGAFSGKDPTKVDRSAAYGCRFAAKNIVAAGLARRCEVQVSYAIGKARPVSILVETFGTGRVPESVLLDLIQKYVELRPEGLIQKFHLRDLPRERGGRFYQDVATYGHFGRLDLDLPWEHIELSQELQAAALSASGVS